Proteins from a genomic interval of Thermoanaerobacterium thermosaccharolyticum DSM 571:
- the ispF gene encoding 2-C-methyl-D-erythritol 2,4-cyclodiphosphate synthase produces MRVGIGYDVHKLEAGRKLILGGVQIPYVKGLLGHSDADVLIHAVIDGILGAAGLGDIGTHFPDSEWIYKDIDSTVLLKKTMDLIKGKFSINNIDCIVVAQEPKISPYKDAIARNLSKVLNIGIDRVNIKAKTEEGLGFTGRKEGISAYAIVSLIEKCIDS; encoded by the coding sequence ATGAGGGTTGGAATTGGATACGATGTGCACAAACTGGAGGCAGGAAGGAAATTAATATTAGGTGGTGTTCAAATTCCATATGTGAAAGGGCTACTGGGTCATTCTGATGCGGATGTGCTAATACATGCGGTGATTGACGGAATTCTTGGTGCTGCAGGACTTGGAGATATAGGAACGCATTTTCCTGATTCAGAGTGGATTTATAAGGATATAGATAGCACTGTTCTTCTTAAAAAGACTATGGACTTGATTAAAGGCAAATTTTCTATAAATAATATAGATTGTATTGTTGTAGCTCAAGAGCCTAAGATATCTCCATATAAAGATGCCATAGCGAGAAACTTGTCGAAAGTGTTAAATATAGGAATTGACAGAGTTAACATTAAAGCCAAGACTGAAGAAGGGCTTGGATTTACAGGAAGAAAAGAAGGAATATCGGCTTATGCAATTGTAAGCCTTATTGAAAAATGTATTGACAGTTAA
- a CDS encoding esterase/lipase family protein, which yields MRLYEVIIMRRPLVFVHGIFGSIYVPTLVGKAWGFGPAGYIYDSFINNLKTLGYTEGKNLFICYYEWWKDIPECVNTLMSKINEAKIKNNCDKVDVACHSMGGLLLRSYVQGDFYRNDVDKIIFLSSPHYGAANAYYAWEGGAVPPDNDEDFLNILLRGFIWAIGKIKGEKDELMIIRKYIPSIKCLLPTHEYGNYVFKYPIKNNKILFKNILYMKEQNDFLNELNYSIDRLYERANEIYVFSGNGIYTNKFIQVTESDDDIVWPDGRAVGVVRDDKGDGTVLIKSALGVNGNQHVLDAGHGGILNASIPDLKEIFGVEEAPKVSLFEKITSFVNILTDSKVIVLDRGQKLKKYNIFGKVNWYMSFNEEGEYHFSSPDFSIRSIMIHTNKGFAVKTLKPSGRYRNSRIDLFVDKNGNFDIKR from the coding sequence TTGAGATTATATGAGGTGATTATAATGAGAAGGCCTCTTGTATTTGTACACGGAATTTTTGGTTCAATATATGTTCCCACACTTGTTGGGAAAGCATGGGGATTTGGACCTGCAGGTTATATATACGATTCGTTTATTAACAATCTTAAAACGTTAGGATATACAGAAGGGAAAAACCTGTTTATATGTTATTATGAGTGGTGGAAAGATATACCTGAATGTGTAAATACGCTTATGTCCAAGATTAATGAGGCAAAAATAAAAAACAATTGTGATAAAGTTGATGTTGCATGCCACAGCATGGGTGGTTTATTATTGCGAAGTTATGTTCAAGGAGATTTTTACAGAAATGATGTAGACAAAATCATATTTTTGTCATCGCCTCATTATGGTGCTGCTAATGCATATTATGCATGGGAAGGTGGAGCAGTCCCACCTGATAATGACGAAGATTTTTTAAATATACTTTTAAGAGGTTTTATATGGGCAATAGGCAAAATAAAAGGTGAAAAAGATGAGCTTATGATAATTAGAAAATACATTCCATCCATAAAATGCCTCTTACCAACTCATGAGTATGGAAACTATGTTTTTAAATATCCAATTAAAAACAATAAAATATTATTTAAAAATATACTTTATATGAAGGAGCAGAATGATTTTTTAAATGAATTAAATTATTCTATTGATAGATTGTATGAAAGAGCGAATGAGATATATGTATTTTCAGGCAATGGAATATACACAAATAAATTTATTCAAGTGACAGAAAGCGATGACGATATTGTATGGCCGGATGGGCGGGCTGTAGGCGTTGTAAGAGATGACAAAGGAGATGGAACTGTATTAATTAAAAGTGCTTTGGGTGTAAATGGAAACCAGCATGTTCTGGATGCAGGACATGGAGGCATATTAAATGCGTCAATACCGGATCTTAAAGAAATATTTGGCGTAGAAGAGGCGCCTAAAGTTAGCCTGTTTGAAAAAATAACATCTTTTGTAAACATTTTGACTGATAGCAAAGTGATTGTATTGGACAGAGGTCAGAAGTTAAAAAAATACAACATTTTTGGAAAGGTGAATTGGTATATGTCTTTTAACGAAGAAGGAGAATATCATTTTTCATCGCCAGACTTTTCAATAAGGTCAATAATGATTCATACAAATAAAGGTTTTGCTGTTAAAACACTTAAGCCTTCTGGCAGGTATAGAAATAGTAGAATAGATCTTTTTGTTGATAAAAATGGCAATTTTGATATTAAAAGATAA
- the rlmB gene encoding 23S rRNA (guanosine(2251)-2'-O)-methyltransferase RlmB — protein MKENENIIYGRNPVLEAINSGREIEKIYVSKNAKGNISKIIKAARDKNIIVSTTDNGTLDKLSNYGNHQGIAALCSLYKYYEVEDILEYAEKRGEKPFILLLDGITDTHNLGAIIRTAEAFSAHGIIIPKRRSAVVNSTVVKTSAGATEYIKIVKVSNINNAINNLKKQGVWIVGSSLDADVDFQNVDYTGPVAIVIGSEGKGMSELTQKNCDYIAKIPMRGNINSLNASVAASIFMYEVIRQRMGKA, from the coding sequence ATGAAGGAAAATGAAAATATAATATACGGAAGAAATCCTGTTTTGGAAGCTATTAATAGCGGTCGTGAAATTGAAAAAATATATGTATCGAAAAATGCAAAGGGTAATATCTCTAAGATTATAAAAGCAGCAAGGGATAAAAATATAATCGTTTCTACGACAGATAATGGAACTTTGGATAAACTGTCTAATTATGGCAATCACCAAGGGATTGCAGCTTTATGTTCTTTATACAAGTATTATGAAGTTGAAGACATACTTGAATATGCGGAAAAAAGAGGTGAAAAACCTTTTATTTTGCTATTGGATGGAATCACAGATACACATAATCTAGGTGCCATAATAAGGACTGCGGAAGCTTTTTCTGCTCATGGTATCATTATACCAAAGAGAAGATCCGCTGTTGTCAATAGTACGGTAGTAAAAACGTCAGCAGGCGCAACCGAATACATTAAAATAGTTAAAGTTTCTAATATAAACAATGCTATAAATAATCTTAAAAAGCAAGGTGTTTGGATTGTTGGAAGCAGTTTAGATGCAGACGTCGATTTTCAAAATGTTGATTATACTGGGCCTGTAGCAATTGTAATAGGTAGTGAAGGAAAAGGAATGTCTGAGCTTACACAAAAAAATTGTGATTATATAGCGAAAATACCTATGAGAGGGAATATAAATTCTTTAAATGCGTCGGTTGCGGCTTCTATTTTTATGTATGAGGTTATAAGACAGAGGATGGGTAAGGCGTGA
- the tuf gene encoding elongation factor Tu — protein MAKQKFERKKPHANIGTIGHVDHGKTTLTSAITIVLSKQGMAQATAYDEIDKAPEEKARGITINTMHVEYETEKRHYAHVDCPGHADYVKNMITGAAQMDGAILVVSAADGPMPQTREHILLARQVGVPYIVVFLNKADMVDDEELIELVEMEVRELLNEYEFPGDDTPIVVGSALKAMECGCGQRDCQWCGKIWELMDVVDSYIPTPERDVDKPFLMPVEDVFTITGRGTVATGRVERGKLKVGDEVEIIGLSDESKKTVVTGVEMFRKTLDEAEAGDNIGVLLRGVTRDEVERGQVLAKPGSVKPHTKFEGQVYVLTKEEGGRHTPFFNGYRPQFYFRTTDVTGVIELPEGVEMVMPGDHVTMTIELITPIAMEEGLKFAIREGGHTVGAGVVSKILS, from the coding sequence ATGGCGAAGCAAAAATTTGAAAGAAAGAAACCCCATGCAAACATAGGAACGATAGGGCACGTAGACCATGGCAAAACGACGTTAACATCAGCAATAACAATAGTATTGTCAAAGCAAGGGATGGCACAAGCCACAGCATATGATGAAATAGACAAAGCACCAGAAGAGAAAGCAAGAGGAATAACAATAAACACAATGCACGTAGAATACGAGACAGAGAAAAGGCACTATGCGCATGTAGACTGTCCAGGGCACGCAGACTACGTAAAGAACATGATAACAGGAGCAGCGCAGATGGACGGAGCGATACTAGTAGTATCAGCAGCAGATGGTCCAATGCCGCAGACAAGAGAGCACATCCTGTTAGCAAGGCAGGTAGGAGTACCATACATTGTAGTATTCCTAAACAAAGCAGACATGGTAGATGATGAAGAATTAATCGAACTAGTAGAGATGGAAGTAAGAGAACTATTAAACGAATATGAATTCCCAGGAGACGACACACCGATAGTAGTAGGTTCAGCATTAAAAGCAATGGAATGCGGATGTGGACAAAGAGACTGTCAGTGGTGCGGCAAGATATGGGAATTAATGGATGTAGTTGACAGTTATATACCGACACCAGAAAGAGACGTAGACAAGCCATTCCTGATGCCAGTAGAAGATGTATTCACAATAACAGGAAGAGGGACAGTAGCAACAGGAAGAGTAGAGAGAGGCAAATTAAAAGTAGGAGACGAAGTAGAGATAATAGGCTTATCAGACGAAAGCAAGAAGACAGTAGTAACAGGAGTAGAGATGTTCAGGAAGACATTGGACGAAGCAGAAGCAGGAGATAACATAGGAGTACTGTTAAGAGGAGTAACAAGAGATGAAGTAGAGAGAGGGCAAGTACTGGCGAAACCAGGGTCAGTAAAACCGCACACGAAATTTGAAGGACAAGTATACGTGTTAACAAAGGAAGAAGGCGGAAGACATACACCGTTCTTCAATGGATACAGACCACAGTTCTACTTCAGGACAACAGACGTAACAGGAGTAATAGAATTACCAGAGGGCGTAGAGATGGTAATGCCCGGAGACCATGTAACGATGACAATAGAATTAATAACACCGATAGCAATGGAAGAAGGATTAAAATTTGCTATAAGGGAAGGCGGACACACAGTAGGAGCCGGTGTTGTTTCCAAGATTCTGTCATAA
- the sigH gene encoding RNA polymerase sporulation sigma factor SigH has translation MKSGAQIDLYNVFSSMDEGDIVEEAQRGNQAALEFIIDKYYSFVKAKARSYFLVGADKEDIVQEGMIGLYKAIRDFKSDKLSSFKAFAELCITRQMITAIKTATRQKHIPLNSYVSLNKPIFEEESDRTLMDVVSSECISDPEELIINREEYVNIENKIGEMLSDLEWEVLISYLDGKSYQEIAVELRRHVKSIDNALQRVKRKLERYLEMRNS, from the coding sequence GTGAAATCGGGGGCACAAATAGATTTATACAATGTGTTTTCATCAATGGATGAAGGCGATATCGTAGAAGAAGCCCAAAGGGGCAATCAAGCAGCATTAGAGTTTATCATTGATAAGTACTATTCTTTTGTCAAAGCAAAGGCACGTTCCTACTTTTTGGTCGGTGCAGACAAGGAAGATATAGTGCAAGAAGGTATGATTGGGCTGTATAAGGCTATTCGCGATTTCAAAAGTGATAAACTTTCTTCATTTAAAGCGTTTGCGGAACTATGCATAACAAGACAGATGATAACTGCTATTAAGACTGCAACAAGGCAGAAACATATTCCTCTAAATTCTTACGTTTCTCTGAACAAACCTATCTTTGAAGAAGAGTCTGATAGAACTTTGATGGATGTTGTATCGAGTGAGTGTATATCAGATCCTGAGGAGCTAATAATAAACCGAGAGGAATACGTTAACATCGAAAATAAGATTGGAGAAATGCTTAGCGATCTAGAGTGGGAAGTGCTTATATCTTATCTTGACGGCAAATCATATCAAGAAATTGCTGTTGAGTTGAGAAGACATGTAAAGTCAATAGACAATGCCCTCCAGAGAGTCAAGAGGAAGCTTGAAAGGTATCTCGAGATGAGAAATAGTTAA
- a CDS encoding proline--tRNA ligase: protein MRLSQLLIPTLREVPAEAEIPSHTLMLKAAMMRKLASGVYIYLPLGKRVLKKIEEIVREEMDRAGAQEVLMPAIIPAELLKESGRWDVFGPEMFKLKDRNDREFCLGPTHEEVFTDLVRNEVKSYRQLPLTIYQIQTKYRDERRPRFGVMRSREFIMKDAYSFDVDWDGLDASFDKMYDAYCRIFDRCGLKYTVVEADSGAMGGKDSKEFMVTSSVGEAVIAYCDSCGYAANEEKAECTVEHKSDEEIKPLEKIYTPDVRTIDELVSYLDVKSDKFVKTLIYTYKDKVAAVLLRGDREVNTVKLANLLKVNENDIDFADEETVRSVTGANVGFAGPIGLKGDVLLIADAEVPMMKNIIVGANETDYHLKNTNYGRDFKADVVSDIRKVVDGDKCPRCGNPLKLERGIEVGHIFKLGTKYSDALGANYIDENGNEKPMIMGCYGIGLNRIAAAAIEQNHDDKGIIWPMSIAPYHAIVVPVNVSNDAQRNLAEKIYDELSKAGIETLIDDRDLRAGVKFNDADLLGIPIRITVGKKASDNIVELKLRRDENSIELNYDEVVNKVKELIINSI, encoded by the coding sequence ATGAGACTATCACAATTACTTATACCAACATTAAGAGAAGTTCCGGCAGAAGCGGAGATACCAAGTCATACACTTATGTTAAAAGCTGCTATGATGAGAAAGCTTGCATCAGGCGTATATATCTATCTTCCTCTTGGAAAAAGAGTACTTAAGAAGATTGAAGAAATAGTAAGAGAAGAAATGGATAGAGCAGGTGCACAGGAAGTACTTATGCCTGCTATCATACCTGCGGAACTTTTAAAAGAATCTGGAAGATGGGATGTGTTTGGACCTGAGATGTTTAAGCTAAAAGACAGAAATGATAGAGAGTTTTGTTTGGGACCCACACATGAAGAAGTATTTACGGATCTTGTGAGAAATGAAGTGAAGTCATATAGACAGCTTCCGCTGACTATATATCAGATACAAACGAAGTACAGGGATGAGAGACGTCCTAGGTTTGGAGTCATGAGATCTCGTGAGTTTATTATGAAGGATGCGTACAGCTTTGATGTGGATTGGGATGGACTTGATGCTTCTTTTGACAAGATGTACGATGCTTACTGCAGAATATTTGATAGATGCGGATTGAAGTACACAGTTGTTGAAGCAGACTCAGGTGCGATGGGCGGAAAAGACTCGAAAGAGTTCATGGTAACTTCAAGCGTAGGTGAAGCTGTAATAGCGTACTGCGATAGCTGTGGATATGCTGCAAATGAGGAAAAAGCTGAATGTACTGTAGAGCATAAAAGCGATGAGGAAATAAAGCCATTAGAAAAGATTTATACGCCAGATGTAAGGACAATTGATGAGCTCGTATCATATTTAGACGTAAAATCAGATAAATTTGTTAAAACATTAATATATACGTATAAAGATAAAGTTGCAGCTGTGCTTTTAAGAGGAGATAGAGAAGTAAATACTGTGAAGTTAGCAAATTTACTTAAAGTAAATGAAAATGATATAGATTTTGCAGATGAAGAAACCGTAAGGAGTGTGACAGGCGCAAATGTAGGATTTGCTGGCCCTATTGGGCTTAAAGGAGATGTCCTTTTGATAGCTGATGCGGAGGTGCCTATGATGAAAAACATCATCGTAGGTGCAAATGAAACAGATTACCATCTGAAAAATACCAATTACGGGAGAGACTTTAAGGCAGATGTGGTGTCAGACATTAGAAAAGTCGTAGATGGTGATAAATGTCCTAGATGCGGGAATCCTTTAAAACTTGAGAGGGGTATTGAAGTAGGACACATATTTAAGTTAGGGACAAAATACTCTGATGCACTTGGTGCAAATTACATTGATGAGAATGGAAATGAAAAGCCTATGATAATGGGATGTTATGGCATTGGGTTAAATAGGATTGCTGCTGCCGCAATAGAACAAAATCACGATGATAAAGGTATTATTTGGCCTATGTCTATAGCTCCATATCATGCCATTGTTGTGCCAGTCAATGTCTCTAACGATGCACAAAGGAATTTGGCAGAAAAAATATACGATGAATTAAGCAAGGCTGGCATTGAGACGCTGATAGATGATAGGGATTTAAGGGCAGGAGTTAAGTTTAATGATGCTGATCTATTGGGAATACCTATAAGGATAACAGTAGGTAAAAAGGCTTCCGACAACATTGTTGAGTTAAAACTTAGAAGAGATGAAAATTCAATTGAATTAAATTATGATGAAGTGGTAAATAAGGTTAAAGAACTGATTATTAATAGTATATAG
- the gltX gene encoding glutamate--tRNA ligase: MEKRVRFAPSPTGAIHIGNIRTALFNYLFSRSEGAKLILRIEDTDLTRSSKDFEKLIFKELNWLGIEWDEGPDKPGDYGPYRQSERLHIYRQYAEQLIKEGKAYRCYCTPEELDKDREESVKRGDIPRYSGRCRHLTKEQEEEYLRQGRKPSIRFIIPDDVIIAFDDMIKGRIEIKSDTLGGDMIIVKSDGMPTYNFAVVIDDTLMKISHVIRGEDHIYNTPKQLLIYEALGFKPPVFAHAPLILGPDRTKLSKRHGNTYIGQYREMGYLPEAMFNFLSLLSWSPEDNVELMSKDEIIKKFNFNKIHSANPVFDIEKLNWMNQHYIQMSSVDRIVDLAIPYFKEAGYIKDVDDKTYEWLKKVVSLFKDGLHYVAELKDKAKMFFDDDIEYDDNLKDDILCGDAMKVLKSFKEEIENMEDISEESVKTLLKMLQKKIGVKGKAFFMPIRFAITGQDHGPELVMIIPLLGKQKILYRIDKAMKLIS; this comes from the coding sequence ATGGAGAAAAGAGTTAGATTTGCACCAAGTCCTACAGGTGCGATTCATATTGGTAATATACGTACGGCTTTGTTTAATTATCTATTTTCAAGAAGCGAAGGTGCTAAGCTGATATTAAGGATAGAAGATACGGATTTGACTAGGTCGTCAAAAGATTTTGAAAAGCTCATCTTTAAAGAGTTAAATTGGCTTGGCATTGAGTGGGACGAAGGGCCTGATAAACCTGGTGATTATGGACCTTACAGACAAAGCGAAAGGCTTCATATTTATAGACAATATGCAGAACAACTTATAAAAGAAGGTAAGGCGTACAGATGTTACTGTACACCTGAAGAACTGGATAAAGATAGGGAAGAGTCTGTTAAAAGAGGCGACATACCGAGGTATTCGGGAAGATGTAGACATTTGACTAAAGAACAGGAAGAGGAATACTTAAGACAAGGCAGAAAACCATCAATCAGGTTTATTATACCTGATGATGTTATAATAGCGTTTGATGATATGATAAAAGGGAGAATAGAGATTAAATCAGATACACTGGGTGGAGATATGATAATAGTTAAATCTGATGGCATGCCCACTTACAATTTTGCAGTTGTAATTGATGATACTCTTATGAAGATCTCGCACGTTATAAGAGGGGAAGACCACATTTACAATACACCGAAGCAGCTGCTTATATATGAAGCATTAGGTTTTAAACCGCCCGTATTCGCGCATGCGCCACTCATCTTAGGGCCAGATAGGACTAAGCTGTCAAAGAGGCATGGCAATACTTACATTGGACAGTATAGAGAGATGGGTTATCTTCCTGAGGCCATGTTTAACTTTTTATCGCTTTTAAGCTGGTCGCCTGAGGATAATGTCGAATTGATGTCAAAAGATGAAATAATCAAAAAGTTTAATTTCAATAAAATTCACAGTGCAAATCCTGTGTTTGACATTGAAAAGTTAAACTGGATGAATCAGCATTATATTCAAATGAGTTCTGTAGATAGAATAGTAGACCTAGCAATACCATATTTTAAAGAAGCAGGTTATATCAAAGATGTTGATGATAAGACTTATGAATGGTTAAAAAAGGTAGTGTCTCTTTTCAAAGACGGTCTACATTATGTTGCAGAATTAAAAGACAAAGCGAAAATGTTTTTTGATGATGATATTGAATATGACGATAATCTAAAAGACGATATATTATGTGGCGATGCAATGAAAGTTTTGAAGAGCTTCAAAGAAGAGATCGAAAATATGGAAGATATCAGTGAAGAGTCTGTTAAAACATTGCTTAAGATGTTGCAGAAGAAGATAGGGGTTAAAGGCAAGGCATTTTTCATGCCTATAAGATTTGCTATAACAGGACAGGATCATGGACCAGAACTTGTAATGATAATTCCTCTTTTAGGTAAACAAAAGATATTATACAGGATTGATAAAGCGATGAAATTAATATCGTAA
- a CDS encoding Mini-ribonuclease 3 has translation MDSFIIKNNKILSKQEVMSLSPLIMAFIGDSVYDLFIRTHIAVKGNRPINKIHKECVQYVKASSQSEILKKLYDIFDEEEKDIIRRGRNVKSATIPKHAGIEEYRLATAFEALLGYLYLLGRYDRLDEILNCALNII, from the coding sequence ATGGATAGCTTTATTATAAAAAACAATAAAATACTTTCGAAACAAGAGGTTATGAGCTTATCTCCACTTATAATGGCTTTTATTGGCGATAGCGTTTATGATTTATTCATAAGAACGCACATCGCTGTTAAGGGAAATAGGCCTATAAATAAAATTCATAAAGAATGTGTACAATATGTTAAAGCATCATCTCAGTCAGAAATTTTAAAAAAGCTTTATGATATTTTTGACGAAGAAGAAAAGGACATAATAAGGAGAGGACGAAATGTAAAAAGTGCAACTATTCCAAAGCACGCCGGTATTGAAGAATACCGGCTGGCTACTGCATTTGAGGCACTATTAGGATATTTATATCTTTTAGGAAGATACGATAGGCTAGATGAAATACTTAACTGTGCATTAAATATAATATAA
- the epsC gene encoding serine O-acetyltransferase EpsC, translating into MFKTLKEDIKVVFERDPAAKSVLEVVLCYPGFHAIIMHRIAHYLYNRKLLLLSRLISQFNRFFTGIEIHPGAKIGKGFFIDHGMGVVIGETTEIGDNVTLYQGVTLGGTGKDKGKRHPTIGNNVVIGSGAKVLGPIKIGDNTKIGAGAVVLHDVPPNCTVVGVPGHCVKKDNIKVKSASKLNIDLEHGKLPDPIEDEIRSLRARIKKLESYMNNMEDDRDEDI; encoded by the coding sequence ATGTTTAAAACATTGAAGGAGGATATAAAAGTAGTATTTGAAAGGGATCCTGCAGCCAAAAGTGTTTTGGAAGTGGTTTTATGCTATCCGGGATTTCATGCTATAATTATGCATAGAATTGCTCACTATCTATACAATAGGAAACTATTGTTATTATCAAGGCTTATATCGCAATTTAACAGATTTTTCACGGGAATTGAAATACATCCTGGCGCAAAAATAGGTAAGGGATTTTTCATAGACCATGGCATGGGGGTAGTGATAGGGGAGACTACAGAGATAGGTGATAATGTAACACTGTATCAGGGTGTTACACTGGGCGGTACTGGAAAAGATAAAGGAAAAAGGCACCCTACAATAGGAAACAATGTTGTAATAGGAAGTGGTGCTAAAGTTTTAGGTCCTATCAAAATAGGCGATAATACAAAAATAGGAGCAGGTGCTGTTGTACTGCACGACGTTCCGCCTAATTGTACTGTTGTAGGTGTTCCAGGACATTGCGTGAAAAAAGATAATATAAAGGTCAAGTCAGCTTCAAAATTAAATATTGACTTAGAGCACGGTAAGTTACCTGATCCTATAGAGGACGAAATCAGAAGTTTGAGAGCTAGGATAAAGAAACTGGAGTCTTATATGAATAACATGGAGGATGATAGAGATGAAGATATATAA
- a CDS encoding NYN domain-containing protein, translated as MYMVIDGYNIINNWQDLKLEAKSSLEDARQKLIDILLNFRGYTGFNIILVFDAMYVKGSQQKHEYYSGLEVVYTKEGESADSYIEGIIKDIIKNDKVVVVTSDWILQQVVLGQGAIRMSARELYEELNNYLENKKKLYTKDDKKDSIESRLSEEVIKKLRKMAE; from the coding sequence ATGTATATGGTGATTGATGGTTACAATATAATAAACAATTGGCAAGATTTAAAGCTTGAAGCTAAAAGCAGTCTTGAAGATGCCAGGCAGAAATTGATAGATATACTTCTAAATTTTAGAGGGTATACAGGATTTAACATAATATTGGTTTTTGATGCAATGTATGTAAAAGGAAGCCAACAAAAGCATGAATATTATAGCGGGCTTGAGGTTGTATATACGAAGGAAGGTGAATCTGCCGATAGTTATATAGAAGGAATCATAAAAGACATAATAAAAAATGATAAGGTTGTTGTTGTAACTTCTGACTGGATTTTACAGCAAGTTGTTTTAGGTCAAGGGGCCATAAGAATGTCAGCTAGGGAATTATACGAAGAATTGAATAATTATTTGGAAAACAAGAAGAAATTATATACAAAAGATGATAAAAAGGATAGTATTGAATCAAGACTTTCTGAAGAAGTTATAAAAAAACTGCGGAAAATGGCTGAATGA
- the cysS gene encoding cysteine--tRNA ligase, whose amino-acid sequence MKIYNTLTRKKEEFVPLNDNIVNMYVCGPTVYNFIHIGNARAFIVFDTVRRYLEYKGYKVNYVQNFTDIDDKLIKRSHEENTTVKELADRYIEEYFKDADSLGIKRATVHPRATENIDDIINFVKKLIDKGFAYVLNGDVYYDTTKFKEYGKLSHKNIDELKAGARIEVNEDKKNPTDFVLWKAAKEGEPYWDSPWGKGRPGWHIECSTMSTKYLGKTLDIHAGGPDLIFPHHENEIAQSEAANDAEFARFWMHIGYLNINNEKMSKSKNNFFTVRDITSQYDPEVLRFFMLTSHYRNPINFSHDLLEQSKSGFLRLSNTVDNLRHLLDDALDRELSDEEKAYKEKYDEYKRRFEEAMDDDFNTADAISVLFEMVRDINTNIDGNSPKELIEYILDIFLKLSSVLGISYKKRDLLDDEIKKLIEKREEARKAKNWAEADKIRDELKKQGIALEDTPSGVRWKRI is encoded by the coding sequence ATGAAGATATATAATACATTAACGAGAAAAAAAGAAGAGTTTGTTCCTTTAAATGATAATATTGTAAACATGTATGTATGTGGTCCAACTGTGTATAACTTTATACACATAGGAAACGCAAGAGCGTTTATCGTTTTTGATACGGTTAGAAGATACCTTGAATACAAAGGATATAAGGTGAACTATGTACAAAACTTTACTGACATAGATGATAAACTTATCAAAAGGTCACATGAAGAAAATACGACTGTCAAGGAATTGGCTGACAGATATATTGAGGAGTATTTTAAAGATGCGGATAGTCTTGGAATAAAAAGAGCTACGGTTCATCCAAGAGCTACCGAAAACATAGATGATATAATCAATTTTGTAAAAAAATTGATAGATAAGGGATTTGCTTACGTATTAAATGGCGATGTGTATTACGACACAACGAAGTTCAAAGAATATGGTAAGCTTTCGCATAAAAATATCGATGAACTAAAAGCAGGAGCGAGGATAGAAGTAAATGAGGATAAAAAAAATCCAACAGATTTTGTTCTTTGGAAAGCTGCTAAAGAAGGGGAGCCTTACTGGGATAGTCCATGGGGAAAAGGTAGGCCTGGCTGGCACATTGAATGCTCTACAATGTCGACAAAGTATCTAGGGAAAACACTAGACATACATGCAGGAGGTCCTGATTTGATATTTCCGCATCATGAAAATGAGATAGCACAAAGTGAAGCTGCTAATGATGCAGAATTTGCAAGATTCTGGATGCATATTGGATATCTAAATATCAATAACGAAAAAATGTCGAAATCAAAAAATAACTTTTTTACTGTGAGGGATATAACAAGCCAATATGATCCGGAAGTATTGAGATTTTTCATGTTGACATCACATTACAGAAATCCAATAAATTTCAGTCATGACCTTCTAGAACAGTCAAAAAGTGGATTTTTAAGGTTAAGCAATACAGTTGACAATCTTAGACATCTTTTAGATGATGCTTTAGACAGGGAGTTAAGTGATGAGGAAAAAGCATATAAAGAGAAATATGATGAATATAAAAGAAGGTTCGAAGAAGCAATGGACGACGATTTTAATACTGCCGATGCTATTTCGGTTCTTTTTGAGATGGTGAGGGATATTAATACAAATATTGATGGAAATTCTCCTAAAGAATTGATAGAATATATATTAGATATATTTTTAAAACTGTCTTCTGTACTTGGTATATCATATAAAAAGCGTGATTTGCTTGATGATGAAATAAAGAAATTGATAGAAAAGCGAGAGGAAGCTAGAAAGGCGAAAAATTGGGCAGAAGCTGATAAAATAAGAGATGAGCTTAAAAAACAAGGGATAGCATTAGAAGATACTCCTAGTGGAGTAAGGTGGAAGAGGATTTAA